ATACGGTGAACGTAGGACTCAGGATCGTACGGCATGTCAACGTTGAACACGTGAGTGATACGCGGAACGTCCAGACCACGAGCGGCAACGTCGGTCGCCACAACGATGTCCAGACGACCATCCTTGAGGGATTCGATCACGCGCTCACGCTGGTTCTGAGCAATGTCACCGTTCAGCGCAGCGGCTTTGTAGCCTTTGGCTTCCAGGGCACTGGCCAGGTCCAGGGTCGCTTGCTTGGTGCGCACGAACATGATCAGGGCGTCGAAATCTTCCACTTCCAGCAGGCTCAATACAGCCGAGGTCTTCTGGTCAGCGTGAACCAACAGGTGAGCCTGTTCGATCGCGGTAACGGTCTGAGTCTTGGTCTGGATCTTCACGTGTTGCGGATCGCGCAGATGGCGTTCAGCAATGGCACGGATCGACTGCGGCAGGGTGGCCGAGAACAATACTGTCTGACGGGTTGCTGGCAGGGCCTTGAAGATAACTTCGAGGTCGTCCATGAAACCCAGTTTGAGCATTTCATCAGCTTCGTCGAGAACCAGGTGGTTCACGGTAGCCAGAACTTTTTCGTCACGACGCAGGTGGTCGCACAGACGGCCCGGCGTGGCGACAACGATCTGTGCGCCATTACGGATTGCTTTCAGTTGTGGGCCCATAGGCGCGCCGCCGTAAACGGCCACAACGGTAACGCCCGGCATTTGCTTGGCGTAGGTTTCGAAAGCGGTTGCTACTTGCAGCGCCAACTCACGGGTTGGCGCCAGGATCAGGGCTTGCGGCTCGCGCTTGGCAGGATCGATGCGGTGCAGGATCGGCAGGGCGAACGCGGCGGTTTTACCCGTACCGGTTTGCGCTTGGCCAATCATGTCGTGGCCGGCCATGATGATCGGGATCGATTGCTGCTGAATAGCCGAAGGCTCTTCGTAGCCGGTCGCAATGACGGCTGCAAGAATATTCGGATTAAGATTAAAAGCGGCGAAGCCGCCGGTTTCCTGGGTCATGGGTCTGCCTCTAAGTGCATCCGCAAAGACCCATGCTCCAAAGCTGCGCATGCCGTGTAAGACTCAAGAGTCGCCCTGGCTGCTTTGTCGGCGGGGATTTGCGAAAACGAATGAATGAAAAAGATTCGTCAAGGAAGAGTCCGCTGTGCGGACGTGCAGCCGAAGCTGGCTTCGGGGAATTGCGCTACCTAAACGCGGCCCGGTTAAAGGCCGGCGCGCACTATACCGGAATTAGCCCGAAAAGGGAGCTTTTTTTATCGGAAAAAACCGGCGCATAGCGTTGTGTCACGGGCTTTGCGGATATTCGTGCGACGGTCTATTTTGCAAAGGCCCGGCCCTGCTGACGATGGCGCTAAAACGGTTCACTCTTGTGACGCAGACCTTCGGTCTGACACCCCCCTTCCCGCCCGAGGAAATCTTCCATGAATCAGCCCAGCCCCAGTCGTGTAACCCGTGAACGACACGGTCATGTCCTGATGATCGGCCTGGATCGGGTGGCCAAACGCAATGCCTTCGACCTCGACCTGCTCAATGAACTCAGTCTGGCCTATGGCGAGTTCGAGGCCGACAGCGAGGCGCGGGTCGCGGTGGTGTTCGGTCATGGTGAGCATTTCACCGCCGGGCTGGATCTGGTCAGCGCCGGCGCGGCCCTGGCCGAAGGCTGGCAGGCACCGCCCGGTGGCTGCGACCCATGGGGCGTGCTCGCAGGCCCCAGGGTCAGCAAACCGGTGATTGTCGCGGCTCAAGGCTACTGCCTGACCGTTGGCATCGAGTTGATGCTGGCTGCCGACATCAACCTGTGCGCCAGCAATACCCGTTTTGCGCAGAAGGAAGTGCAACGCGGGATCTTCCCGTTCGGCGGCGCCACCTTGCGCCTGCATCAGGTGGCCGGCTGGGGCAATGCGATGCGCTGGTTGCTTACTGGCGATGAGTTCGACGCTCATGACGCCTTGCATCTGGGGTTGGTGCAGGAGGTCATGGCCAGCGAGGACTTGTTGCCGCGGGCGGTCGAGTTGGCCGAGCGGATTGCCCGGCAGGCACCGCTGGGGGTTCAGGCAACGCTGATGTCTGCCCGGCAGGCGCGCTATGAGGGTGAAATGGCGGCAGCTCAGGCTTTGCCGGCGCTGGTGAAGACATTGCTCAATAGCGAGGATGCCAAGGAGGGTGTGCGGTCGATGCTCGAGAAGCGGCCGGGCGTTTTCAAAGGGCTTTGAGGCATGTGTTGACTGTGAGGGCCTCATCGCGGGCAAGCCCGCTCCCACAGGTCCGTGAACGACGCAAATCACTGTGGGAGCGGGCTTGCCCGCGATGAGGACCTCACAGACGCCGACTTATGTCGCCGGCCGGATCGCCTTGATCAACGACTGCAACGAATACCCCAATCGCGGCGCCAGGCCTTCAGCGCGCGCAATCAGCCCCTCCATATCCAGCTCCTGATCCAGCTCGGAGGGCACGATCAGAATCACGTTGCCCTCCTTCACCGGCAACTCCCAGTAATGCCGGTGATAGAGGCCGCGCAGCAACGCCGCCCCCAACGGTCGACCATCGTCGGTGGCCCACTGGTTGATCACCAGCCAGCCACCCGGATTCAAACGTTTCTGACAGTTTTCCAGAAAACCCCAGGCCAGATGCCCGACACCCGGCCCGACATCGGTATAGAGGTCGACGAAAATCAGATCGGCCGGCTCAGCCGTTTCGAGTAGCTCCAGGGCATCGCCGACGCGAATGTACAGCCGCGGATCGTCATCGAGCCCGAGGTATTCGATGGCCAGGCGCGGCACATCGGGGCGCAGCTCGATGGCTTCGACGTCTTCCAGCGGCAGGAACTTCAGGCAAGCCTGGGTCAGCGTGCCGGCGCCGAGCCCGAGGAACAGCGCGCTTTCCGGCTGCTCGTGGCACAGCGCGCCAATCAGCATCGCCCGGGTGTAATCGTACTCGAGCCAGCTCGGGTCAGCGGTGAACACGCAGCTCTGTTCGATGGCATCACCGAACTCCAGAAAACGGTAATCGGCCACTTCCAGCACGCGAATCACGCCGAATTCATCCTGTACCTCGGCGAGCAGATGCTCGACGCGCTCCTCAGTCATTTCGTCTCCTGATCGTTACCGGGCCTGCAATGCAGTAAATAGCAGCGCAATAAGACCGCGTGGGTGGCGGCAAAGGCGCGATTGTCCGCGAAGCGACGGGAACAGGTCACGCACTAATTGCTGATAACATAACCGTCCGAGCGTAAAACACTAGAGACTGCAATGAGCCAACCCTGGAGCCCTGACAGCTGGCGCGCCCTGCCGATCCAGCAACAACCCCAATACCCCGACGCGGCGCATTTGCTGCACGTCGAGCAAACCCTGGCGAGCTATCCGCCACTGGTGTTTGCCGGTGAAGCCCGGGAGTTGCGTCGTCAGTTTGCCGAAGTCACCCAGGGCCGGGCGTTTCTGTTGCAGGGCGGCGACTGCGCCGAAAGCTTCGCCGAATTCTCTGCCGCGAAAATTCGAGACACGTTTAAAGTGTTGCTGCAAATGGCGATCGTCATGACCTTTGCCGCCGGTTGCCCGGTGGTCAAAGTCGGACGCATGGCCGGCCAGTTCGCCAAACCCCGTTCGGCCAACGATGAAACCATCAACGGCGTAACGCTGCCGGCCTACCGTGGCGACATCGTCAACGGCATCGGTTTCGACGAAAAAAGCCGCGTGCCGGACCCGGATCGTCTGCTGCAGTCTTACCACCAGTCCACTGCAACCCTGAACCTGCTGCGCGCCTTTGCCCAGGGCGGCTTTGCCGACCTGCATCAGGTGCACAAATGGAACCTGGACTTCATCGCCAACTCGGCGCTGGCCGAGAAGTACAGCCATCTGGCTGATCGCATCGATGAAACCCTGGCCTTCATGCGTGCTTGCGGCATGGACAGCTCGCCGCAACTGCGCGAAACCAGTTTCTTCACCGCCCACGAAGCTCTGCTGCTGAACTACGAAGAAGCCTTCGTGCGTCGCGACAGCCTGACCAACGACTACTACGATTGCTCGGCCCACATGCTGTGGATCGGCGACCGTACCCGTCAACTGGACGGTGCGCATGTCGAATTCCTGCGCGGGGTGCACAACCCGATCGGCGTGAAGGTCGGCCCGAGCATGAACCCTGAAGACCTGATTCGCCTGATCGATGTGCTCAACCCGGACAACGATCCGGGTCGCCTGAACCTGATTGCGCGGATGGGCGCGAACAAGGTCGGCGATCACCTGCCGCAGCTGATCCGCGCGGTGCAGCGTGAAGGCAAGCAGGTGCTGTGGAGCTCCGACCCGATGCACGGCAACACCATCAAGGCCAGCAGCGGCTACAAGACCCGTGACTTCGCGCAGATCCTTGGAGAGGTGAAACAGTTCTTCCAGGTTCACGAAGCAGAAGGCAGTTATGCCGGCGGCATCCACATCGAAATGACCGGACAGAACGTCACCGAATGCATCGGCGGTGCGCGGCCGATTACCGAGGATGGGTTGTCGGACCGTTACCACACCCACTGCGACCCGCGGATGAATGCCGATCAGTCGCTGGAGTTAGCGTTTTTGATTGCTGAAACCCTGAAGCAAGTTCGACGGTGAGTCAGTAAATTTTTTATTACCTGACAGACCGCCATCGCGGGCAAGTCGAATCGTCGCACCGCCGCTCCCACAGGGTTAGCGCCAGACACATAATTTGTGAACGACGCGGTCATTGTGGGAGCGGGCTTGCCCGCGATGGCGTCGGTTCAATCACCCTCAATTTGTGCCAATGCCACCCGCAATCTTGCCGCACTCGCTCGCGGGCAATTCAATTGAATCTGCGCCAGCCCCAACCAATCCGCCATCTGCCGCAAATTGACCGCCAACGCCAACATCCCCGCCTCATCCAGCCCCGGCTCTTCCTCATGCACGGCATGCACCGCCAACCGGCCCAACGCCCTTTCGGCACGCAAGTCGACCCGCGCAGCAATCCGCTCATTGTGCAAAAACGGCAATACGTAATAGCCGTAGATGCGCTTGTGCTGTGGCGTATAAATCTCCAACCGATAACGGAAATCGAACAATCGCTCGGTGCGGCTGCGCTCCCAGATCAGCGAATCGAACGGTGAAAGCAGCGCACTGGCCTCGACCTTGCGCGGTACTTTCGGCTCTGCCAGGCAATAGGCCGGTTGCCGCCAGCCTTCAATTTCACAGAGCAGCAGATCACCCGCCTCGACCAGCTCCGCCAGACGCGGTCGGCTATCTGCAGGGCTCAAGCGAAAATAATCCCGCAGGTCTTTTTCCGTCGCCACCCCCAACGCATTGGCGGCGTGCAGCAGCAGACCGCGCTGAGCCTCGGCTTCGCCAAGCAAGGGCTGCTGAAGAATCGCCGAAGGAATCACCCGCTCCGGCAAATCATAAAGCCGTTCGAACCCGCGCCGACCGGCCACGGTCACTTCACCGGCAGCGAACAGCCATTCCAGCGCATGCTTTTCCGCGCTCCAGTCCCACCACGGCCCAGCCCGCTCCTGCCGGGTCGACAAGCTGCCCGCACCCAGCGCACCGAGCTCCTGAACCGACGCCAAAACTCGGCGAATCGTGTCTTGCCGCTCATGACCGAAGCGCGCCAGTTGCTGATAGATGTCTTCGCCACGAGTCGCGCGCTGCATGCGCCAACGCATCAAGGGGTACATCGACAAGGGCAACAACGACGCTTCGTGGCCCCAGTATTCGAATAACGTGCGTCGACGGCCCTGACTCCAGGCAGCCTGATCGAGCAAGTCGGAGGAGTAATTGCCAAGACGGGAAAATAAGGGAAGGTAGTGCGAACGCACCAACGCATTGACCGAATCGATCTGCAGAATGCCCAGACGCTCGATCAGCCGGTTGAGCTGAACCGCTTTGATCGCCGCTGGCGGCTGGCGCCCGTTGAACCCTTGGGCAGCCAGCGCCAGACGCCGAGCCTGTTTGAGGGAAAAAGACAGTGTGGCGGGCATGAGCATCTCCTTGTCTGCTCGCAACCTACCTCACCCGCAAGTGATTTGTGTAGCGATGGCATCATCATTTATGCATCGGATCATCCCAGAACGGTCTTACCGTTTCATGCTCCACATCTGCACGGCTCACGCCGATATCCTTCAGTGCTTCGTCGCTCAAGCCCGCCAACATTTCACGTTCACGGTGAAGTTCGTACCAGCGACTAAACTTGTGCAGCAGATCGGATACCGCGTGGATTGAGAATTTTTGTTCCGTTACATGCTCGTTATGACCTTTCATCGTATTGCCCTCCTTTAGGGATGGCTCAAGTCTCGCGCCAGCGATAAGATCAATCCAACGAATGTTTCTGATGGCATACATCTCGGAGATTGATGAATGTCCGCCTACCCCAGTATCGACACCGATGTACTGCGCACCTTCGTCGCGATCGCCGATCAGGGCGGTTTTACCCGCGCCGGTGAAATGGTCAACCGCACTCAGTCGGCGGTGAGCATGCAGATGAAGCGCCTGGAAGAAGACGTGTTGCAGCGCCAGCTGTTCGAACGCGACGGGCGCCAGGTCAAGCTGACCGCCGAAGGCCAGGTATTGCTGGGCTATGCACGGCGCATCCTCAAACTCCACAGCGAAGTCTTCAATACCCTGCGCGAGCCGCACATGGTCGGCACAGTGCGCATCGGCACGCCTGATGATTACGTCATGCGTTTTCTGCCGGGCATCCTGTCGCGCTTTGCACAGTTCTACCCGTTGATCCAGATCGAGGTTCATTGCGAATCGACCCGGCAACTGTTGCAGCGCCAGGACCTGGACCTGTCCATCGTCACCCGTGAGCCCGGTAACGAGATTGGCCAACTGCTGCGCAAGGAGCGCTTTGTCTGGGCCGAAGCCCAATGCTTCAGCGCCCATGAACAAACGCCGCTGCCGCTGGCGATGTTCAACAGCGATTGCTTCTGCCGCCTCTGGGCATGCAATGCCCTGGACGCCATGGGCCGCGACTACCGGATTGCCTACAACAGCTCCAGCCTGTCGGCGTTGATGGCCGTGGTCAGCGCGGGCCTGGCAATCACCGCGCAGCTGGAAAGCCTGATCACACCGGACATGCGCATCCTTGGTGCCAACGAAGACCTGCCGCTGTTGCCGGAAGCCAGCATCATGCTGATCCGCAACCTGAACAACCCTTCGCCGATCACCGAATGCCTGGCCGAGCACATCGTGGAAGGTTTTAAACTTTAAACGCGAGCATTACCGCACAGACCACCAGAAAACCGCAGAACAGCCCGCGCAGGAGTCGCTCCGGCAATGCGTGGGCAATTCTCACGCCCCAACTGATGCTCATCAATCCACCGACCGCCAACGGCACACCGATTGCCCAATGCACCTGATGGTGCACCGCATAAGTCGCCAGGGTGACGCCCGTACTCGGTAACGCCAGCGCCAGCGCCAATCCTTGGGCAACCACTTGAGTGGTACCGAACAGGCTGGTCAACACCGGCGTTGCCACCACCGCCCCGCCCACTCCAAATAGTCCGCCCATCGTCCCGGAAGCCGCGCCGAGCACGCCCAGCCACGGCCAGGAATAGCGCATCTGCGAAGAGGCCGGTGCATTGGTGGTGAACATCCGCATCAGGTTGTAGGCCGACAGCGCGATCAGAAAAGCGACGAAGCCCAAGCGCATGGTTTGCGCATCGATACCCACCGCCCAGATCGAACCGATCCAGGCGAAGCAAAATCCCATCGAGGCCAGTGGCAGCGCATGCCGCAATTCGATGCGATTGCGCTGGTGATAGCGCCACAGCGCCAGCATCACGTTCGGCACCACCATCACCAGCGCGGTGCCTTGGGCAATCTGCTGATCAAGACCGAACCACACGCCCAGCAGCGGGATCGCGACCAACCCGCCACCGATGCCGAACAGTCCGCCGAGGGTTCCCAAGGCAGCGCCAAAAACCAGATACATCAAGAACTCAATCACAGGTGATTTTCCTTTTGCCAGGTTGTTCATCCTACGCAGTCGGCTCTGGCGGGGAAACGCACAGCAACGCACAATGGCTGTGCCAACTTCGCACAAGCACCGACGAATCATGAATCCCAATCAGTTGACCGAACAACTTGGCCTGTTTCTCGATGTGCTGGAAAGCGGCAGTTTTTCCGCCGCCTCCCGCCGTCATCCATTGACGCCTTCGGCAGTGGCACGACGCATCGACAGCCTCGAAAGCGCGGTCGGCAGCCAATTGTTTATTCGTAGCACCCATGCCGTGCGTGCGACCCCGGCCGGCCTGGCTTTTGCCGAGCGCGCGCGGCGGATCGTCGCTGAACTGCGCCTGGCCCGGGCGGAAGCGGTGTCTCTTAGCAGTGCGCCAGAAGGCTTGATTCGGGTGGATGCGCCGGCAGCGTTCGGACGCCGACACTTGGCGCCGGTGATTGCCGATTTCCTGACGCTCTACCCCGGCCTTGACGTGCAACTGCACCTGATCGACAGCTTTGTCGACATGCAGGGCTCGAACCTCGGCAAGGTCGATCTGGTGCTGCGTGCCGGGCAGATGGCCGACACCCGGCTGGTGGCGACGCCGCTGGCGAGCATGGTGCGCATCGCCTGCGCCAGCCCCGATTATCTGCAACGCCGTGGCGTGCCGACCGACCCTGTGCAGTTGGTCGACCACGATGGCCTCGACTGGGAAGGCCTGGCTCCGCCGTTCGCCTGGCGCTTCGAACGGGAGGGGCAGATGCACTTGCACAGACCAGCGCGAATCCGCATGAGCGCCAACAATGCCGAGGCGCTGGTGTGCGGCGCACTGGCCGGATTGGGCATCGCGCACTTGCCGACCTGGCTGGCCAGCGAATATTTATTACGCGGCGAACTGCTGCCGCTGTTTTGCGAGAATGGTTTGCCTAAACCGGAAAGCACCGGCATTTATGCGTTGCGCCTGGAGCAGCAACCCAGTTCGCGCAGCCGCTTGTTGCTGGAATACCTGAAGACCCGTTTCAGCCCCATCCCGCCGTGGGATCTGGCGCTGCAAACCAACCTGGACCGCCACTAGTCCAGAATTATCTGGCGCATTAAAGATTCGCCCGCTAGATTCATGACGATCACTGATCAAGGCTTTGAAATGAACACCGAGCGCAACAACCCGGATAACTGCGACGACCTGCTGCTGGACAATCAGGTCTGCTTCGCCCTGCATTCCACCTCGCTGCTGATGACCAAAGTCTACAAGCCACTGCTGCAAGCGCTGGGCCTGACCTATCCGCAGTACCTGGCGATGATGGTGTTGTGGGAAAAGGATGGGCTGACGGTCGGCGAAATCAGCACCCGACTGCTGACCGATCCCGGTTCCCTCACCCCGTTGCTCAAGCGTCTGGAAGCCGAAGGCCTGCTGAGCCGCACCCGCAGCCGTGAAGACGAGCGAGTGGTGATTGTCGAACTGACCGAGCAAGGTCGTGCGCTGCGAGACAAGGCACGGGGCATTCCCCAGTGCATTCTCGGCGCCAGCGGACAAACGCTGGAACAGTTGAGGAAGCTGCAAGCGGATCTTCAAGCGCTGCGTAGCCATCTGCAAGACAGCCTTTAGACCGCGTTATCGTTCTTCGCGGGCAAGCCTCGCTCCTACAGGTTTTGTGTCGTTTACAAATTATGTTATCGACCGAAAACCTGTAGGAGCGAGGCTTGCCCGCGAAGGCGCCCTCCCCGTCGCAAAAAATTTCACCTCGCAAAAATTCCGCAAGAAAGCCTCTATCTCAAGCTTTTCCTTCTCAATCGAACTGTTGGACCTATGACTCGAAACTCATTTTTTCGAAAATTTATCTTGCGCACTAAATATTAGCGAGCTACATTCATCTCGCACTTACTTAGCGCACAAACATTTAGCGCAAAAACATCCAAATCCGAATGAGGCTCACACCATGCAAACTCTCTACACCGCAATCGCAACCTCCACCGGCGGCCGTGACGGTCGTGCGATCTCCAGCGACAACGTCCTCGACGTCAAACTCGCCACGCCCAAAGAACTCGGTGGTGCTGGCGGTGCCGCAACCAATCCTGAACAACTGTTCGCAGCTGGCTACTCCGCCTGCTTCATTGGCGCACTGAAATTCGTCGCCAGCCAGACCAAACGCAAAATCCCGGACGACGCGTCGATTACCGCCCATGTCGGCATCGGCCAGATCCCTGGCGGTTTCGGTCTGGACATCGATCTGCACATCAGCCTGCCGGGTCTTGAGCAAGCCGATGCACAAAGCCTGGTCGAAGCTGCCCACCAGGTTTGCCCGTACTCCAACGCCACCCGTGGCAACGTCGATGTGCGCCTGCACGTTACCGTCTAACCGCTGACTCCAAGGTCGAACAGGAAATGAATATGAACACTTTCAGCAAAGTCTTGACCGGTACCCTTCTCGCCCTGTCCATCAGCAGTGCATTCGCAGGCAATGGGGTTGAACACAACACCCAGGCGTTCCTCGAAGTACTGAATGCCGGCACCGGCAAACCGCTGGAACAGCTCACTCCTGCCGAAGCTCGTGCGGTGTTGGTGGGCGCGCAGGCCGGGGTGAAACTGACGCTGCCCAAAGCCGATGTCAGCGAGAAGACCATCCAGGTCGACGGCCAACCGATCAGCCTGACTATCGTTCGGCCGGCCGGGGTCAAAGGCGAGCTGCCGGTGTTCATGTTCTTTCACGGCGGTGGCTGGGTGCTGGGGGACTTCCCGACCC
The Pseudomonas lini DNA segment above includes these coding regions:
- a CDS encoding DEAD/DEAH box helicase, which codes for MTQETGGFAAFNLNPNILAAVIATGYEEPSAIQQQSIPIIMAGHDMIGQAQTGTGKTAAFALPILHRIDPAKREPQALILAPTRELALQVATAFETYAKQMPGVTVVAVYGGAPMGPQLKAIRNGAQIVVATPGRLCDHLRRDEKVLATVNHLVLDEADEMLKLGFMDDLEVIFKALPATRQTVLFSATLPQSIRAIAERHLRDPQHVKIQTKTQTVTAIEQAHLLVHADQKTSAVLSLLEVEDFDALIMFVRTKQATLDLASALEAKGYKAAALNGDIAQNQRERVIESLKDGRLDIVVATDVAARGLDVPRITHVFNVDMPYDPESYVHRIGRTGRAGREGRALLLVTPRERRMLQVIERVTGQKVAEVRLPDAQAVLDARIKKLTNSLSPLVADAESTHGDLLDRLTADIGCTPRALAAALLRKATNAQALTLAAIEKERPLVPNNAPRGDRPERSGDRPDRGDRERRAPVPLAEGRARCRTALGARDGIAAKNLLGAILNEGGLAREAIGRIQVRDSFSLVELPEDGLEKLLTKLKDTRVAGKQLKLRRYRED
- a CDS encoding crotonase/enoyl-CoA hydratase family protein; translation: MNQPSPSRVTRERHGHVLMIGLDRVAKRNAFDLDLLNELSLAYGEFEADSEARVAVVFGHGEHFTAGLDLVSAGAALAEGWQAPPGGCDPWGVLAGPRVSKPVIVAAQGYCLTVGIELMLAADINLCASNTRFAQKEVQRGIFPFGGATLRLHQVAGWGNAMRWLLTGDEFDAHDALHLGLVQEVMASEDLLPRAVELAERIARQAPLGVQATLMSARQARYEGEMAAAQALPALVKTLLNSEDAKEGVRSMLEKRPGVFKGL
- a CDS encoding spermidine synthase, which codes for MTEERVEHLLAEVQDEFGVIRVLEVADYRFLEFGDAIEQSCVFTADPSWLEYDYTRAMLIGALCHEQPESALFLGLGAGTLTQACLKFLPLEDVEAIELRPDVPRLAIEYLGLDDDPRLYIRVGDALELLETAEPADLIFVDLYTDVGPGVGHLAWGFLENCQKRLNPGGWLVINQWATDDGRPLGAALLRGLYHRHYWELPVKEGNVILIVPSELDQELDMEGLIARAEGLAPRLGYSLQSLIKAIRPAT
- a CDS encoding class II 3-deoxy-7-phosphoheptulonate synthase, giving the protein MSQPWSPDSWRALPIQQQPQYPDAAHLLHVEQTLASYPPLVFAGEARELRRQFAEVTQGRAFLLQGGDCAESFAEFSAAKIRDTFKVLLQMAIVMTFAAGCPVVKVGRMAGQFAKPRSANDETINGVTLPAYRGDIVNGIGFDEKSRVPDPDRLLQSYHQSTATLNLLRAFAQGGFADLHQVHKWNLDFIANSALAEKYSHLADRIDETLAFMRACGMDSSPQLRETSFFTAHEALLLNYEEAFVRRDSLTNDYYDCSAHMLWIGDRTRQLDGAHVEFLRGVHNPIGVKVGPSMNPEDLIRLIDVLNPDNDPGRLNLIARMGANKVGDHLPQLIRAVQREGKQVLWSSDPMHGNTIKASSGYKTRDFAQILGEVKQFFQVHEAEGSYAGGIHIEMTGQNVTECIGGARPITEDGLSDRYHTHCDPRMNADQSLELAFLIAETLKQVRR
- a CDS encoding winged helix-turn-helix domain-containing protein encodes the protein MPATLSFSLKQARRLALAAQGFNGRQPPAAIKAVQLNRLIERLGILQIDSVNALVRSHYLPLFSRLGNYSSDLLDQAAWSQGRRRTLFEYWGHEASLLPLSMYPLMRWRMQRATRGEDIYQQLARFGHERQDTIRRVLASVQELGALGAGSLSTRQERAGPWWDWSAEKHALEWLFAAGEVTVAGRRGFERLYDLPERVIPSAILQQPLLGEAEAQRGLLLHAANALGVATEKDLRDYFRLSPADSRPRLAELVEAGDLLLCEIEGWRQPAYCLAEPKVPRKVEASALLSPFDSLIWERSRTERLFDFRYRLEIYTPQHKRIYGYYVLPFLHNERIAARVDLRAERALGRLAVHAVHEEEPGLDEAGMLALAVNLRQMADWLGLAQIQLNCPRASAARLRVALAQIEGD
- a CDS encoding DUF1127 domain-containing protein codes for the protein MKGHNEHVTEQKFSIHAVSDLLHKFSRWYELHREREMLAGLSDEALKDIGVSRADVEHETVRPFWDDPMHK
- a CDS encoding LysR substrate-binding domain-containing protein — protein: MSAYPSIDTDVLRTFVAIADQGGFTRAGEMVNRTQSAVSMQMKRLEEDVLQRQLFERDGRQVKLTAEGQVLLGYARRILKLHSEVFNTLREPHMVGTVRIGTPDDYVMRFLPGILSRFAQFYPLIQIEVHCESTRQLLQRQDLDLSIVTREPGNEIGQLLRKERFVWAEAQCFSAHEQTPLPLAMFNSDCFCRLWACNALDAMGRDYRIAYNSSSLSALMAVVSAGLAITAQLESLITPDMRILGANEDLPLLPEASIMLIRNLNNPSPITECLAEHIVEGFKL
- a CDS encoding sulfite exporter TauE/SafE family protein, producing the protein MIEFLMYLVFGAALGTLGGLFGIGGGLVAIPLLGVWFGLDQQIAQGTALVMVVPNVMLALWRYHQRNRIELRHALPLASMGFCFAWIGSIWAVGIDAQTMRLGFVAFLIALSAYNLMRMFTTNAPASSQMRYSWPWLGVLGAASGTMGGLFGVGGAVVATPVLTSLFGTTQVVAQGLALALALPSTGVTLATYAVHHQVHWAIGVPLAVGGLMSISWGVRIAHALPERLLRGLFCGFLVVCAVMLAFKV
- a CDS encoding LysR family transcriptional regulator is translated as MNPNQLTEQLGLFLDVLESGSFSAASRRHPLTPSAVARRIDSLESAVGSQLFIRSTHAVRATPAGLAFAERARRIVAELRLARAEAVSLSSAPEGLIRVDAPAAFGRRHLAPVIADFLTLYPGLDVQLHLIDSFVDMQGSNLGKVDLVLRAGQMADTRLVATPLASMVRIACASPDYLQRRGVPTDPVQLVDHDGLDWEGLAPPFAWRFEREGQMHLHRPARIRMSANNAEALVCGALAGLGIAHLPTWLASEYLLRGELLPLFCENGLPKPESTGIYALRLEQQPSSRSRLLLEYLKTRFSPIPPWDLALQTNLDRH
- a CDS encoding MarR family winged helix-turn-helix transcriptional regulator; the encoded protein is MNTERNNPDNCDDLLLDNQVCFALHSTSLLMTKVYKPLLQALGLTYPQYLAMMVLWEKDGLTVGEISTRLLTDPGSLTPLLKRLEAEGLLSRTRSREDERVVIVELTEQGRALRDKARGIPQCILGASGQTLEQLRKLQADLQALRSHLQDSL
- a CDS encoding organic hydroperoxide resistance protein, producing the protein MQTLYTAIATSTGGRDGRAISSDNVLDVKLATPKELGGAGGAATNPEQLFAAGYSACFIGALKFVASQTKRKIPDDASITAHVGIGQIPGGFGLDIDLHISLPGLEQADAQSLVEAAHQVCPYSNATRGNVDVRLHVTV